Proteins from a single region of Mus pahari chromosome 2, PAHARI_EIJ_v1.1, whole genome shotgun sequence:
- the Pyurf gene encoding protein preY, mitochondrial, translating to MLSATSLRLARALRRPRALSAVAGRCLQVPGARFCSDQSERAEQPRTFHPALLQVLVCPLSKKPLRYEASTNELINEELGIAYPIIDGIPNMIPQAARTTRQNEKQEEAEQH from the exons ATGCTGAGCGCCACGAGCCTCAGGCTCGCCCGGGCGCTGCGGAGACCCCGCGCACTGTCTGCGGTCGCCGGGAGGTGTCTGCAGGTGCCCGGGGCCAGGTTCTGTTCTGACCAGAGCGAGAGGGCTGAGCAGCCCCGCACCTTCCACCCGGCGCTGCTGCAGGTCCTGGTGTGTCCGCTCTCCAAGAAGCCACTTAG ATATGAAGCATCGACAAATGAATTGATTAATGAAGAGTTGGGAATAGCATATCCAATCATCGATGGGATCCCTAATATGATACCACAGGCAGCAAGGACCACACGTCAAAATGAGAAGCAAGAAGAAGCTGAGCAGCACTAG